TGAACTATAACCAATCATGGCTGGTTTTAGAATATAATACATTACTAAATATGTATAAAAGATTCCCAAAGCATGCTATTTAAGGTAAGTTCCATATTTTTGATGAACTTTATCAAGTCGAAAACAAAATATATCAAAATGCATTATGGTATTTACCTTCTACAATCCCTCTGCATCAAATAGGTGCATAGATAATGGCTATGCGTATGCTTTCTCTGTTGCTCCTACACTTAATGATAATAAGCAATATGTGTAAGGGTTTTCAGTTATTGGTCAAGTTGACACGAAAGACAGAGCTCGCAAGCTCCCCGTTAAGGCTGATATTCGAAAAGCATTGTGTTTTCCTGGTGGTTCAAATCTCATGATTTCTCATTTCAATAAGGACAGCTTACACGATTCTGCAGTGTATCTAAATTTGAAATTCCCCTTAAAGCCTTCAGGAGAGGATTGCCAATCTCCAGTTCTTCAAGAACAAAGAGAAACTATGTCTGAGGGAAATGACCATTCCCACGACAGAAATGAGGCAATTAAAAGCACCGGCTCTAACTACTATAGTAAGTGAAGCTACTACCACTTCTGCTAATTCACAGAACCGCATTAAGTGATGTTCCTACAAAGGGTAAATACTTGTTGTTCCTACAACcgtttaaaaccaaaaaaataaaccgaaaataACTTAACCGAACTTTGACAAAACCGCACCGAGCCGTAAATacttttgtttgatttgattattaatattacaaaatcGAAAACCGATAAACCGAATCGTACTTTCATAATAACCGACCGAATAGACCGACGCACACCCCTATTTTTACCCTAAAAGGTTTTGGTTTTGCGTCTAGGAAGACAGCACTCAGGGGTATACACCGAATTTTTGTAAACGGTGTCGTATTTAAATaagtaataataaataaataagtattaTCTAATACCATTTTCCCATAAGTTGAAATGAAAGCCTTGGCCCAATTGTTTAATTGGATATTCTTGCAAAGGGAAGTGTCGGTTCAATTAGCCtcaaatttttaacaaaaatattcGTTCAAAAATGTTTAAAAAATAGAATGTCTAGTTCTAGCCTTGAACTTACAGCCTTTACAAGCTCAAATATGAGCTTGACCAGTGGACTAATAAGTACTATCTGCTAAGAATAAGCGGTGTCATTATTATATATGGCTTCATTTCTACAGAATATTAGTATAaacatttgatatttttcttggcgAAGCGGTGACCGCTTCCACCCTTGTGTATCCGTCCCCGACAGCACTGCAACACGACGCTATTTGGGGGACTAttgatcggctgaccaagtcagctcacttTCTGTCAATCAGTATGACTTACTTTATGGCCAAACTAGCCCAAATATATATTGATGAGGTAGTGCATCTATACGAAATACCATCATCCATAGTATTAGACAGAAATTCACAATTCAATTCAACCTTGCGGCAGAGCCTACAGAGAAGGCTTGGGTAGCAGAGTGAGCCTAAACCTTCCATGCTCAGATCGATAGCTAGTCTAAGAGGACCATCTAGACATTGAAGTCTATGTGGAGGTAATCGCTTGATTTTTGAGATTATTGGGTCTTGAAAAAACCCTTAATAAAGAGCACTTCCCCTTTAATTGAATCACTTCCCCTTTAATTGAACGACATGAATCTAAATAGGTCCAGTTAGTTAATTTCGAATACcatattatataattatatatgggaaaatataaataaaactaacaaataaAGAGATAAGTTCTCGTACACGAGGATTGAGTCggcaaatttggtgtttttaattatttatggttaGTTGAGATTCCTGTGCTAAATGGTCAAATTGGACTAACACAATCTACATGTCGTGggctctcttttttattttaatttggtttCTCTGGTTGTCAATATGCTCTCGAAGAGCGCAATTATTTGAGTTTATGctggttttaatttttttattcgtCTATTCAGATTAACTTATTTTTCTAGCTTGATTTAGATTTCACATATAAAatttaattggtgatcaaacaattTAAACCGTTAGGCGCAAGTTTACATATATACCTAACTCATAAAACTAAAATCAAATCATTAACAAAAGATAAGAATCATAACATTCATATCGAGTTTCTCATGGCACGAAAATAACAACAACTTATTTTAATCAAATAAAATGGCAGAAATCAAGAAATAGAGAAAAACAAAGAACTATATTCAAGCCTCCAACTCCCATAGCGTTAGCCTCTCAAAAGTTCCTCCAAAGTTTTAATAAAAACatcccaaaaatataaaattgaataacTGAAGTATAGTTCTATAATAAGATACccctttaattaaaaataaatatgagCATCAATACTTTTACATGTAACTTTGTAACACGTAAACTCCTCACGTTGACATCCATGTATATGTTAATAATTCAGTAAAATTTTGAGGAAACATATTACTAAGACATTATTTCTTTCTGAGTTTAATTTGTATATACCGTCAGTATAAGGTATTTTTACACTATGAGATCACCCAAAGCATTTTCTTAAAATATGAGATTTATAATTTTGAACCATAAATGTGATTCGATAGTGTAAAAATTTCATACACTGACagtatatataagttaaacttATTTATAGGTGACGGCCATCAGTACCACTTTCCCTATTGCAATTGAAGTAAACAACAGCAACATGCAAATTGAGATTATGAAACCTCGCAAAGTCTCTTGTGTTAAAATTCTGACGAGAATCAATTATATCAGGAGCATTCACAACCTCTCGATTCAATTGCTGAAACAACACTAAAATATAGCGATGAATTCCCAGTGAAGGTCGTGGACTCTCGTATCGTATAATTTCATTGCCTGCATTATACactataaattaaaaatagccgacAGATGTATACTGGTCAGGAAAAGCATGCAGCAAATTCGCCGgttatttgtttaaagatccTTTTTTGTATGTACATATATGGAAGATTAATCTTTTTTGCTGCCTCTCACCATTTCTTGGTTAGATAAAAACATTAATATAATCTATTTCTTGTCCAAGAAAAAACAATCGGTTAATTTCACGTATGGATAAGAATTATAtagttataaaattattttttgttgcaTTAAAGTAATTGAGTATAACAATAAAAACACTAATAAGTTTTACCTACTATAACGGTAAAGTCAATAACACTATTATATTGAAGAAACTGAATATTACCTATTGTATAACAATAAAATCATTAAATTTTACATGTTGTGACGCTAAAACTTATACATTTAATGTAAGAAAGACTTACCAAAGTTTGCTCCTGCGGTTGCCGGGATATCTGTGACCAGCCTAGCAAAATTAATTAAAGGAGTTAGCATAAAAGGGAGAAGGGGccagttatttttattttttatttttctgggATATATGTGTGTATTCTACAATCGACATATCGAAA
The sequence above is drawn from the Nicotiana tabacum cultivar K326 chromosome 13, ASM71507v2, whole genome shotgun sequence genome and encodes:
- the LOC107776156 gene encoding protein VERNALIZATION 3-like; its protein translation is MVDPDAPTPSNPNPREYLHWLVTDIPATAGANFGNEIIRYESPRPSLGIHRYILVLFQQLNREVVNAPDIIDSRQNFNTRDFARFHNLNLHVAVVYFNCNRESGTDGRHL